From one Desulfobaculum bizertense DSM 18034 genomic stretch:
- a CDS encoding LexA family transcriptional regulator: MPRHSNSEQILSGQELHPGFGAAQIIGRMIDALKVGTQSGLARELGVSRGAISDAKAKNKVPSDWMLKLFRAYSLNPFWLETGRGAMFLREDEVREDLQVTDAVQQDGYEYIPLVEARLAGGGGSSETSDKVVGYYAFRRSWLRGRGALESMRLMRVTGESMEPTLQDEDVVLVDLAQHDILVGKIYAVRMDDEIVVKRLERKPGKLVLVSDNRKYYEPLDVPVGDQTNVEVLGRVLWVGRELM, from the coding sequence ATGCCACGACATTCGAATTCTGAGCAGATACTTTCTGGGCAGGAGCTGCATCCGGGTTTTGGTGCAGCGCAGATTATTGGTCGCATGATAGACGCTCTGAAAGTGGGAACTCAGAGCGGGCTGGCCCGCGAACTTGGCGTGAGCCGAGGGGCCATTTCTGATGCCAAGGCCAAGAACAAGGTTCCTTCGGACTGGATGCTCAAGCTGTTTCGAGCCTATTCACTCAATCCGTTTTGGCTTGAGACTGGGCGCGGGGCAATGTTCTTGCGCGAGGACGAAGTCCGCGAAGATTTGCAGGTCACGGATGCCGTGCAGCAGGACGGGTATGAGTATATCCCGCTTGTGGAGGCAAGGCTTGCTGGTGGCGGAGGAAGCAGCGAAACCAGCGACAAGGTTGTGGGCTATTATGCCTTTCGTCGTTCATGGCTTCGTGGCCGGGGTGCTCTGGAGAGCATGCGCCTTATGCGGGTCACGGGCGAGAGCATGGAGCCAACGCTTCAGGACGAGGATGTCGTCCTCGTTGATCTGGCACAGCACGATATCCTTGTGGGAAAGATTTATGCTGTACGCATGGATGACGAGATCGTCGTCAAGCGTCTTGAGCGCAAGCCCGGCAAGCTGGTTTTGGTGAGCGACAACAGAAAATATTACGAACCACTCGATGTCCCGGTAGGCGACCAGACAAATGTGGAAGTTTTGGGTCGCGTGCTTTGGGTCGGACGGGAACTCATGTAG
- a CDS encoding FxsA family protein, producing MLFKLFAAFAIIPLIEIYFLMKVGSWLGAEATIALVLLSGFAGAWLARQQGTSVLLRIRENMNMGIPPTGQLIDGLLILVAGIVLLTPGFVTDITGMLLLIPPVRAKLKHVLHHKFQQWVMQGNVTIIHHR from the coding sequence ATGCTTTTTAAACTTTTTGCTGCATTTGCCATCATTCCGCTCATCGAAATTTATTTTCTTATGAAGGTCGGATCATGGCTTGGGGCAGAGGCGACCATCGCCCTTGTCCTGCTTTCTGGCTTTGCCGGTGCATGGCTTGCCCGCCAGCAGGGGACCTCTGTTCTTCTGCGCATCCGCGAAAACATGAATATGGGTATTCCCCCAACAGGCCAGCTCATTGACGGCCTGCTCATTCTGGTCGCCGGTATTGTGCTCCTGACGCCGGGCTTTGTTACCGACATCACGGGCATGCTTCTGCTTATTCCACCGGTTCGGGCCAAACTCAAACACGTGCTCCATCACAAGTTTCAGCAATGGGTCATGCAGGGTAACGTGACCATCATTCATCACAGATAA
- a CDS encoding FAD-dependent oxidoreductase, protein MAKKIVIIGGVALGPKAACRARRLDPDAEITLIDKDTLISYGGCGIPYFVSGDIANPEDLYSTVFHAKRDPEFFDVYKRVKVMTGTEALDIDRKAKTVRLRDLNTGEESEISYDVLVLGTGASPFVPPVEGFDLPGVKCVANMHQAIDIKSQIASGEVGSAVVVGGGAIGLEMTEAMSALWGVETTLVEMCDQVLPQAMGPEFTRMIENHLEENEVKVMTSTRVLRILGDEDGVTGVLTDKGEIPCDMVIFGAGVRPNNALAKKAGLAIGQFGGIVVDARMCTSDRNIYAGGDCVEIRNQITGAPTYLPLGSLANREGRVIGTNIAGGNERFDGATGTFCLKAFDLSVATSGLTLEQAKAAGFDAVEGLSAQADRAHFYPGHDWLFIKLIADRTTRRVLGIEALGSAGDAVKARVDAVAALLPFHVDLDAISNLEVGYAPPFASAMDVVNAAANALKNIIDGLSNPVEPRDFLAEVLPDESRLILDVRSAKQAVPMQEIYGKRWLNIPQDELPVRYDELPRDKELYVLCNTGLRSYESQVLLRAKGFTNLKNIQGGFLVARKLDPSFGTKK, encoded by the coding sequence ATGGCTAAAAAAATCGTTATCATTGGCGGCGTTGCTCTTGGTCCCAAGGCTGCTTGCCGTGCGCGTCGGCTCGACCCCGATGCAGAGATTACCCTGATCGATAAAGATACACTCATCTCTTACGGTGGCTGTGGCATCCCGTATTTTGTGAGTGGCGATATCGCCAATCCGGAAGATTTGTATTCCACAGTCTTCCACGCCAAGCGCGACCCTGAATTCTTTGATGTATACAAACGCGTCAAGGTCATGACGGGTACCGAAGCGCTGGACATTGACCGCAAGGCAAAGACCGTTCGCCTGCGTGATCTGAACACTGGCGAAGAATCCGAAATTTCATATGACGTGCTGGTGCTTGGCACTGGCGCAAGCCCCTTTGTCCCGCCTGTCGAAGGCTTTGACCTGCCGGGTGTGAAGTGCGTGGCAAACATGCACCAGGCCATCGACATCAAGTCTCAGATCGCCAGCGGTGAAGTTGGTTCTGCTGTTGTCGTTGGTGGCGGTGCCATTGGTCTGGAAATGACCGAGGCCATGTCTGCGCTGTGGGGCGTTGAGACGACTCTTGTTGAAATGTGCGATCAGGTCCTGCCGCAGGCAATGGGACCTGAGTTCACCCGCATGATTGAGAATCACCTCGAAGAGAACGAGGTCAAGGTCATGACCAGCACTCGCGTGCTGCGCATCCTTGGTGACGAGGACGGTGTGACTGGCGTTTTGACTGACAAGGGTGAAATCCCTTGTGACATGGTGATCTTTGGTGCTGGTGTGCGCCCCAATAATGCTCTCGCCAAGAAAGCTGGCCTTGCCATTGGCCAGTTTGGCGGAATTGTTGTTGATGCCCGTATGTGCACCTCTGACCGCAATATTTATGCTGGTGGCGACTGCGTTGAGATTCGGAACCAGATCACTGGTGCACCGACGTATCTTCCTCTTGGCTCCCTTGCCAACCGTGAAGGCCGCGTCATTGGCACCAACATCGCTGGTGGCAATGAGCGCTTTGATGGCGCAACGGGTACGTTCTGCCTCAAGGCATTTGATCTGAGCGTTGCGACGTCTGGTCTGACTCTGGAACAGGCCAAGGCTGCTGGCTTTGACGCTGTGGAAGGACTTTCTGCTCAGGCTGACCGTGCTCACTTTTATCCCGGCCACGACTGGCTGTTCATTAAGCTGATTGCTGACCGGACCACCCGCCGCGTGCTTGGCATTGAAGCCCTTGGTTCTGCTGGTGATGCTGTGAAAGCCCGTGTGGACGCTGTTGCAGCTCTGCTGCCTTTCCATGTTGATCTTGATGCCATTTCCAATCTGGAAGTGGGCTATGCACCGCCTTTTGCTTCGGCAATGGACGTTGTGAATGCCGCAGCAAATGCACTCAAGAACATCATTGATGGCCTGAGCAATCCGGTCGAGCCTCGCGATTTCCTCGCTGAGGTGCTGCCAGATGAGTCTCGCCTGATTCTTGATGTGCGTTCAGCAAAGCAGGCCGTTCCCATGCAGGAAATCTATGGTAAGCGCTGGCTGAATATCCCTCAGGACGAGCTGCCCGTCCGCTATGACGAGCTGCCTCGTGACAAGGAACTTTATGTGCTGTGCAACACCGGCCTTCGTTCCTACGAAAGTCAGGTGCTTTTGCGTGCCAAGGGCTTTACCAATCTGAAGAACATTCAGGGTGGTTTCCTTGTGGCCCGCAAGCTTGACCCAAGCTTTGGGACCAAGAAATAG
- a CDS encoding tetratricopeptide repeat protein gives MVSKSQKSGMSRRDLLFGGFRKMRKNVEKNIEDFQTIPDSVSSDEAQTGRDAFVLGNTAYAAAQYAEAIPHYRECLNILPQHTEARQRLGYCLYREGQYIQAKVEFERVIRERKKDNFSSLYLGLTYARLDKREKTVAAWRGYFNPEEVRIMRELNVQTALIESAEDYELSVAASDVEDAIDIRKQELLAPQDN, from the coding sequence ATGGTGAGTAAGTCACAAAAATCCGGCATGTCCCGGCGAGATCTTCTGTTTGGTGGCTTCCGCAAGATGCGGAAAAATGTCGAGAAAAACATTGAAGATTTTCAGACAATTCCCGATTCAGTATCAAGTGACGAAGCGCAGACGGGCCGCGACGCTTTTGTTCTTGGGAACACTGCATATGCAGCAGCCCAGTACGCAGAGGCCATTCCCCACTACCGGGAGTGCCTCAACATTCTGCCGCAGCATACAGAAGCGCGACAACGCCTTGGCTACTGTCTCTACCGCGAAGGGCAATACATTCAGGCAAAAGTTGAATTTGAACGCGTCATACGTGAACGTAAAAAAGATAATTTTTCGTCACTGTACCTCGGGCTGACCTATGCCCGGCTCGACAAACGGGAAAAAACCGTTGCAGCATGGCGTGGCTACTTCAACCCCGAAGAAGTCCGCATCATGCGCGAGCTGAATGTCCAGACGGCACTTATTGAATCTGCTGAAGACTATGAACTCTCCGTAGCCGCCAGCGACGTCGAAGACGCCATTGACATACGGAAGCAGGAACTCCTCGCCCCCCAGGACAACTGA
- a CDS encoding EAL domain-containing protein produces the protein MPSILSGLRARVLLLICTAVLLCSQPAYAGHLIRLQLKYAHSFQFAGFYMAKNLGFYAEEGLDVQFTEGTPGRAPVSQLIRQKADYAIADTDALLAFAEGKDVVVLAALFQTSPEVLAIGPHVELNTPADLRGKKIMTLPRASAPVMALLHKYGVTSQTAQFLPYNTAIDSLLSEKIDAAVTYDSWALPYLAAKGKHLDILSPKDYGIDFYGDCILSSRKEVTMHPDEARAFLRATYRGWDYAMAHPLEAAQYIHAHFTPNISVEQLLGQERILRSAMMPELISFGSMNRTRWEKIYSTYVRLGFLDKDTPVRLDRFIFTPEQSIITALNKTYLRISCFVAGAVGLILIALLLFNYKLKRAVEDRTEELRTSQHMLETILSVSPFAFLITKGHKIEWANEAISGMLGYSPAELMGMNTSKLYWNPKDCDEIRFSIESSINQHDTEARDLCFRHKDGTLVHVYIAVRLFDPKHPGLGYIIAVVDITSRKAAEESNRLAAQVYQQSNDSIIITDRENRIISANPRFTELTGIPEEEALGQKPCILKSGRHDAAFYSAMWDEIHKNGRWSGEIWNRRKDGEIFPAWLSISSLKDPAGHTVSYTGVLTDLTSEKRSERQISKLNNYDVLTELPNRTLFQNLLKQEIQTAQLSDKQVAVLLFDLDNFKTINDSLGIAAGDEFLQTASRRVSQGFSGKHTVARLGSDEFAILLPYDPQKRNITKHITRLQNLLAPVTRLGNAEVFMSACIGVSIYPDDATGPSQLMQNAENALHHARKKGPNSYSFFSAKMTSIASDRIKLEAALHRALKEQEFRLFFQPKVHGQTGQIMGAEALLRWEDPKRGIISPGAFMNIIEEGNLIHPVGSWVLRQGCQACRRMHEAGFPNFIMAVNISPRQFLERDIVDIVRSSLEKAQLAPKYLELEITEALLIQNTEDVEQTLRQLRELGVRIALDDFGTGYSSLSYLTEFPIDTLKIDQSFIRTMCGDTKKETITRTIQHMALELGLTVVAEGVETQEQFATLREQGPVLIQGYLFSPPQPENSFLEWTRDYMSQQDKK, from the coding sequence ATGCCATCCATTCTGTCAGGACTTCGAGCACGTGTGCTTCTCCTCATCTGCACGGCGGTGCTGCTCTGCTCCCAGCCAGCATACGCCGGGCATCTCATTCGTCTCCAGCTCAAGTACGCCCACAGCTTCCAGTTTGCAGGCTTTTATATGGCCAAAAATCTGGGCTTCTACGCTGAGGAAGGTTTGGACGTCCAGTTTACAGAAGGCACCCCAGGACGTGCCCCTGTATCCCAGCTCATACGGCAAAAGGCTGATTATGCCATTGCCGACACAGACGCCCTGCTTGCCTTTGCAGAAGGTAAAGACGTTGTGGTGCTTGCGGCGCTGTTCCAGACCTCTCCAGAAGTTCTGGCCATTGGTCCACACGTTGAGCTGAACACCCCTGCCGACCTACGCGGCAAAAAAATTATGACTCTGCCCCGTGCCAGTGCCCCGGTGATGGCTCTTCTGCACAAATACGGCGTCACCAGCCAAACAGCACAGTTTCTTCCCTACAACACGGCCATTGATTCTCTGCTCTCCGAAAAGATTGATGCCGCCGTAACTTATGACTCGTGGGCACTGCCCTACCTCGCGGCCAAAGGAAAACACCTCGATATTCTCTCGCCCAAAGATTACGGCATTGATTTTTATGGGGACTGCATTCTTTCCAGCCGAAAAGAAGTCACCATGCACCCAGACGAGGCCCGTGCGTTTCTCCGTGCAACCTATCGGGGCTGGGACTACGCAATGGCCCATCCTCTTGAGGCGGCGCAATACATACACGCCCATTTCACGCCCAATATTTCTGTAGAACAGCTTCTGGGACAGGAACGCATCCTGCGCTCCGCCATGATGCCTGAGCTTATTTCATTTGGTTCCATGAACCGCACCCGCTGGGAAAAAATCTATTCAACCTATGTTCGGCTGGGCTTTCTCGACAAAGACACTCCAGTCCGGCTCGACAGGTTCATATTTACGCCAGAGCAAAGCATCATAACAGCGCTGAACAAAACCTATCTGCGCATATCCTGCTTTGTCGCCGGAGCTGTTGGACTTATTCTCATTGCCCTGCTTCTCTTCAACTACAAGCTCAAGCGCGCAGTCGAAGACAGAACCGAAGAACTTCGTACCAGCCAGCACATGCTGGAAACAATTTTGTCGGTTTCGCCCTTTGCTTTCCTCATCACCAAAGGGCACAAAATCGAATGGGCCAACGAAGCAATCTCCGGCATGCTTGGCTACAGCCCGGCAGAACTCATGGGCATGAACACCTCAAAGCTCTACTGGAATCCCAAAGACTGCGACGAAATCCGTTTTAGCATTGAGTCTTCCATCAACCAGCACGACACAGAAGCCCGCGACCTCTGCTTTCGCCACAAGGATGGCACCCTCGTCCACGTGTATATTGCCGTGCGCCTCTTTGACCCCAAACATCCGGGGCTTGGTTACATTATCGCCGTAGTGGACATCACGAGCCGCAAAGCCGCAGAAGAAAGCAACAGGCTTGCAGCACAGGTCTATCAGCAAAGTAATGATTCAATCATTATCACGGATCGCGAGAACCGTATTATTTCTGCAAACCCTCGATTTACTGAACTCACTGGCATTCCAGAGGAAGAAGCGCTGGGGCAAAAGCCCTGCATCCTCAAAAGTGGACGGCATGACGCAGCATTTTATTCCGCAATGTGGGACGAAATCCATAAGAATGGACGCTGGAGTGGCGAGATATGGAACCGGCGCAAAGATGGTGAAATTTTTCCGGCATGGCTGAGCATTTCTTCCCTCAAAGATCCAGCGGGCCATACCGTCAGCTACACAGGAGTCCTGACTGATCTCACGAGTGAAAAGCGCTCTGAACGGCAGATTAGCAAACTGAACAACTATGATGTTCTCACAGAACTTCCCAACCGCACGCTCTTCCAGAACCTGCTCAAGCAGGAAATCCAGACTGCACAGCTTTCTGACAAGCAGGTCGCGGTTCTCCTCTTTGATCTGGACAACTTCAAAACCATCAATGATTCCCTTGGTATCGCTGCGGGCGATGAATTCCTCCAGACTGCCAGCCGCCGAGTCTCTCAGGGCTTTTCTGGCAAACATACAGTCGCCCGCCTTGGAAGCGATGAATTTGCTATTTTGCTCCCGTATGACCCGCAAAAGCGAAACATCACCAAGCACATCACCCGGCTGCAAAACCTGCTCGCCCCTGTGACGCGGCTCGGCAACGCCGAAGTATTTATGAGTGCGTGCATAGGCGTCTCCATCTACCCAGACGACGCAACAGGCCCGTCCCAGCTCATGCAGAACGCAGAAAATGCCCTGCACCATGCGCGTAAAAAAGGCCCAAACTCCTACTCTTTTTTCTCGGCAAAAATGACATCTATTGCCAGTGACCGAATCAAGCTGGAAGCCGCCCTGCACCGAGCACTCAAGGAACAGGAATTCCGACTCTTTTTCCAGCCAAAGGTTCACGGACAGACCGGGCAAATCATGGGAGCCGAAGCCCTGCTGCGCTGGGAAGATCCCAAGCGGGGAATTATCTCCCCCGGTGCCTTCATGAACATCATCGAAGAAGGCAACCTGATTCACCCCGTAGGAAGCTGGGTGCTTCGTCAGGGCTGTCAGGCCTGCCGCAGAATGCACGAAGCAGGGTTCCCGAACTTCATCATGGCGGTCAACATTTCTCCCCGCCAGTTCCTTGAACGTGATATTGTAGATATCGTTCGTTCCTCTTTGGAAAAGGCCCAGCTTGCGCCCAAATATCTGGAGCTGGAAATTACAGAGGCGCTACTCATCCAAAACACCGAAGACGTGGAACAGACATTGCGGCAGCTTCGCGAACTTGGCGTGCGTATCGCACTTGATGACTTTGGAACCGGATACTCCTCGCTGAGCTACCTCACCGAATTCCCCATTGATACGCTCAAGATTGACCAGAGCTTTATTCGCACCATGTGCGGTGACACCAAAAAAGAAACCATTACCCGCACTATCCAGCACATGGCCCTTGAGCTTGGCCTCACTGTGGTTGCCGAAGGCGTTGAAACGCAGGAGCAGTTCGCCACCCTGCGGGAGCAGGGACCAGTCCTTATTCAGGGCTATCTTTTCTCCCCGCCACAGCCAGAAAATTCCTTCCTTGAGTGGACACGGGACTACATGTCCCAGCAGGACAAAAAATGA